Proteins encoded by one window of Nitrospira sp. CR1.1:
- a CDS encoding zinc ribbon domain-containing protein has protein sequence MPIFEYVCQECNHRFELIVQGQTVPACPSCKGTTLNKQFSAFGVGATGGWPVVSNSGGGCGSCGDPRGPGACSMN, from the coding sequence ATGCCCATCTTCGAATACGTCTGCCAGGAATGCAACCACCGCTTCGAACTCATCGTGCAGGGACAGACTGTGCCGGCTTGTCCTTCGTGCAAGGGGACGACGTTGAATAAACAGTTTTCCGCATTCGGGGTCGGGGCAACCGGCGGATGGCCGGTGGTCTCGAATTCCGGCGGCGGATGCGGCTCCTGTGGAGATCCGCGGGGTCCGGGCGCCTGCTCCATGAATTAA
- a CDS encoding response regulator: MSILIIDDFQEERDLLHAILHRAGFGPLLPVATAQEGLTLLGIGKRGKPGNGIDLVLMDLEMPGIDGLDACQRIRMEEQLQGLPIIIITAHTSEQDIQAAYTAGATDYIRKPVIPVELLARAATALSLKQEIDARKLREQELLERTKELDHAFEHITTLHGTVQICAKCKRVKTDGSYWQRIEDYLRRLARSKVTEGICDSCMHQAYPHLNRMP, encoded by the coding sequence ATGAGCATTCTCATCATCGACGACTTTCAGGAGGAACGGGACCTGCTCCACGCCATCCTTCACCGTGCAGGATTCGGCCCGCTCCTTCCGGTTGCCACCGCGCAGGAGGGACTGACCCTCCTCGGGATCGGCAAACGTGGAAAGCCCGGGAACGGCATCGATCTCGTGCTCATGGATCTCGAAATGCCCGGGATCGATGGACTAGACGCCTGCCAGAGAATCCGGATGGAGGAACAGCTCCAGGGCCTGCCCATCATCATCATTACGGCCCATACGTCAGAGCAAGATATTCAGGCGGCCTATACGGCCGGTGCCACGGACTATATTCGTAAACCCGTCATTCCAGTCGAACTGCTGGCGCGAGCCGCCACGGCACTGAGCCTGAAACAAGAAATCGACGCGCGAAAATTGCGGGAACAGGAACTGCTTGAACGGACCAAAGAACTCGACCATGCGTTCGAACACATCACCACACTCCATGGCACCGTGCAGATTTGCGCCAAGTGCAAACGTGTGAAGACTGATGGATCATATTGGCAGCGTATTGAAGACTACTTACGCCGGCTGGCTCGTTCGAAGGTGACGGAAGGGATCTGCGACTCCTGCATGCATCAAGCCTACCCCCATCTGAACCGGATGCCCTAG
- a CDS encoding adaptor protein, with the protein MSTLTPVMTPDALDTTDVGTGDDLEARVIVFNCECHTYQQVIALFCKCIPGMNSSRAFELAWRIDHEGQATVYSGARKLAEEIGSKLAAGGLRVGVQ; encoded by the coding sequence ATGAGTACCCTCACCCCTGTCATGACCCCAGACGCCCTCGATACCACCGATGTGGGAACCGGCGACGATCTGGAAGCCCGCGTGATCGTGTTTAATTGCGAATGCCACACCTATCAGCAGGTGATAGCACTCTTCTGTAAATGTATTCCGGGAATGAACTCATCCCGGGCCTTCGAGCTGGCCTGGCGCATCGACCATGAAGGCCAGGCGACAGTCTATTCGGGAGCGAGAAAGTTGGCTGAAGAAATCGGAAGCAAACTCGCGGCCGGGGGATTACGGGTGGGTGTTCAGTAA
- a CDS encoding SUMF1/EgtB/PvdO family nonheme iron enzyme produces the protein MRMPDVCCRLLPLCLVIILGLHEAARASFSPDNMVLIPAGEFTMGASPDNGGLPDEQPIRLVYLGAFWIDRYEVTNAAYLQFVQATSYQAPANTAANLTLWEHNRPRPGIEHHPVVNVSWLDAVAFCHWADKRLPTEAEWEKAARGTDGRVYPWGNAWDFANGNSASYWAGKTVQFADSTEWDAFWIKGLGAEISKAKGLNGEILTLPVGSFPAGASPYGVLDMAGNAAEWVQDWYNPNHYRSAPLTNPQGPERGAIKAMRGGSWLKPAISLRTSDRDWGTMDSHPSGTGFRCARDSY, from the coding sequence ATGAGGATGCCAGACGTCTGCTGCCGGTTGCTGCCACTCTGCCTCGTCATCATCTTGGGTCTGCATGAGGCTGCTCGGGCATCTTTCTCACCCGACAACATGGTGCTGATTCCAGCCGGTGAATTCACCATGGGGGCCTCACCTGACAACGGCGGCCTTCCGGATGAACAACCGATACGCCTGGTCTACCTGGGGGCGTTCTGGATCGACCGGTACGAAGTCACCAATGCCGCCTATTTGCAATTCGTTCAAGCCACGAGCTATCAAGCCCCAGCGAATACGGCTGCGAACCTAACTTTATGGGAACACAACCGGCCACGTCCGGGTATCGAGCACCATCCGGTCGTGAATGTGAGCTGGCTTGATGCCGTCGCATTCTGTCACTGGGCGGACAAACGGCTGCCGACGGAAGCGGAATGGGAAAAGGCCGCGCGAGGAACCGACGGGCGGGTTTACCCCTGGGGCAATGCTTGGGACTTCGCCAACGGAAACAGCGCAAGCTACTGGGCCGGGAAAACCGTGCAGTTTGCGGACAGTACGGAATGGGACGCGTTCTGGATCAAAGGCCTCGGCGCGGAAATCTCCAAGGCGAAGGGGCTCAACGGTGAAATCCTCACGCTGCCTGTCGGCAGTTTTCCCGCCGGCGCCAGCCCCTATGGGGTTCTGGACATGGCAGGCAATGCCGCCGAATGGGTGCAAGACTGGTACAACCCCAACCACTACCGCTCAGCGCCGCTCACGAACCCTCAGGGCCCCGAGCGGGGCGCGATTAAGGCCATGCGCGGAGGATCCTGGCTCAAACCGGCGATCAGCTTACGCACCTCCGATCGTGATTGGGGCACAATGGATAGCCACCCTTCCGGGACCGGATTCCGTTGCGCCAGGGACAGCTACTAG
- a CDS encoding response regulator, which produces MASQVSHAADARLEPTFRVLLADDSPESQALVRCYLQAPLYHVEVVGNGEEAAALFQSKPFDLVLIDQQMPVMDGFAATRLIRTWESSHQHTPATILALTADASLEAQEQGQAAGCTGFLAKPISKERLFDALRTHCAPSPRRRITAQDNPSAGIAALIDEEVARRRPLFLDNRRQDVDRMQDAIERGDYETIRSMGHRIKGLAGSYGFPDIGQAGAQLEQAGKDHDRALIRRTIDQLAAILARAKQAV; this is translated from the coding sequence ATGGCATCCCAGGTCTCTCACGCTGCTGACGCCCGCTTGGAACCGACTTTCCGGGTCCTGCTGGCCGACGATTCGCCTGAATCCCAAGCCTTGGTCCGATGCTATCTTCAAGCACCTCTTTATCACGTTGAGGTCGTCGGAAACGGAGAAGAAGCGGCCGCCCTGTTCCAGTCTAAGCCGTTTGACCTTGTCCTCATCGATCAACAGATGCCGGTCATGGACGGCTTCGCCGCGACACGCTTGATTCGCACCTGGGAATCTTCTCATCAGCATACTCCGGCGACTATTCTGGCCTTGACCGCGGATGCATCCCTTGAAGCGCAGGAACAGGGTCAGGCGGCAGGATGCACGGGGTTCTTAGCCAAGCCGATTTCCAAAGAACGGCTTTTCGATGCGTTGAGGACCCATTGCGCACCCTCCCCGAGAAGACGCATCACGGCTCAGGACAATCCTTCCGCCGGCATCGCGGCCCTCATCGACGAAGAAGTCGCGCGGCGCCGTCCCCTCTTTCTCGACAATCGCCGTCAAGACGTGGACCGGATGCAGGACGCCATCGAACGTGGAGACTACGAGACCATCCGGAGCATGGGACATCGCATCAAAGGCTTGGCCGGATCCTACGGATTTCCCGACATCGGTCAGGCAGGGGCACAGTTGGAGCAAGCAGGGAAAGACCACGACCGTGCCTTAATCCGCCGGACGATCGATCAGTTGGCCGCGATCCTTGCCCGGGCCAAGCAGGCCGTATGA
- the hemW gene encoding radical SAM family heme chaperone HemW, giving the protein MPQATPQGLYIHIPFCHQRCHFCAFYLEIHQARAAEEFVASLLTELRLHGERGLLGPAPLDSIYFGGGTPTTLSSRQLTTILATSVQAFGLAPDAEVTVEAHPGSVTRDSLAYLNEAGFTRVSFGAESMEQTELDRIGRPGSPINTVHIMAVAREAGFTNINLDLMYGLPGQTMESWASSLRRIIDLTPAHLSCYALTIEEGTHLQTAIQRGLVPAPDEELQNRMEDLAEEILCRAGYDRYEVSNYCRPGFASRHNRLHWTGGNYLGVGPSAQSYIRGRRFGNVSDLAAYKAALKNGRLPLSESEHLTPAHDSCEQLVFGLRLINGISLKQTGALSFPELLQEVDTLLAEDLLVRTGDVVRLTTRGRRYADTVAVALLASLNE; this is encoded by the coding sequence ATGCCACAGGCCACCCCTCAGGGTCTCTACATTCACATTCCCTTCTGTCATCAGCGCTGTCATTTTTGCGCCTTCTACCTGGAAATTCACCAGGCGCGCGCCGCGGAAGAGTTTGTGGCCTCGCTATTGACGGAACTGCGCTTGCATGGCGAACGCGGCCTATTGGGACCGGCCCCGCTGGATTCGATCTATTTCGGGGGCGGAACGCCGACCACACTTTCGTCCCGGCAACTCACGACGATCCTGGCAACAAGCGTGCAGGCCTTCGGCCTGGCGCCCGATGCCGAGGTCACCGTGGAAGCCCATCCGGGATCGGTCACGCGGGACAGCCTGGCGTATCTCAATGAAGCCGGATTCACCCGCGTCAGCTTCGGCGCCGAATCGATGGAGCAAACTGAATTGGATCGCATCGGACGCCCGGGGTCTCCCATCAACACGGTCCACATCATGGCTGTTGCGCGCGAAGCCGGCTTCACCAACATCAATCTCGATCTCATGTACGGGCTGCCGGGCCAGACGATGGAGAGTTGGGCCTCTTCGTTGCGGCGGATCATTGACCTGACTCCCGCTCACCTGTCTTGTTATGCCTTGACCATTGAGGAAGGCACTCACCTCCAGACCGCCATTCAACGCGGCCTCGTCCCCGCCCCTGATGAAGAACTGCAAAACCGGATGGAAGACCTGGCGGAAGAGATCCTCTGCCGGGCAGGCTACGACCGCTACGAAGTTTCAAACTATTGCCGACCCGGATTCGCCAGCCGGCATAACCGGCTCCACTGGACCGGCGGGAATTACCTTGGCGTCGGTCCCAGCGCGCAATCCTATATCCGAGGGCGGCGATTCGGAAATGTGAGCGATCTGGCAGCTTACAAGGCAGCGCTGAAGAATGGCCGACTCCCGCTTTCGGAATCCGAACACCTCACACCGGCGCATGATAGTTGTGAACAGCTGGTCTTTGGGCTACGCCTCATCAACGGCATTTCACTGAAGCAGACGGGAGCCCTGTCATTCCCTGAACTCCTGCAGGAAGTGGACACATTGCTGGCGGAGGACCTGCTCGTACGCACCGGCGATGTGGTTCGACTCACCACGAGAGGAAGGCGGTATGCCGATACGGTGGCAGTCGCCCTCTTGGCGAGCCTGAATGAATAG
- a CDS encoding DUF3386 family protein: MEHAPAPDTQPTVADNPQARALLQRAFENTARWQPDFRGFSADLSVNTNGQVVSGTVVVKGPREVTVQLPDEAIQKWAQEQIGMIAVHRAPRKFEESDGKHRLTMEAGDDHPLGRRLDIHGDGMQSFYRIKDNRITQINRKMPHVAFTINVEESSTTQDQKQLTTRYTVYYFSPKDGALRNAESFTDMHVRVGASDLPATRRIISFENGAVLVRTLTFTNHKLLA, from the coding sequence ATGGAACATGCCCCCGCTCCCGATACACAACCAACCGTCGCCGATAATCCCCAGGCACGTGCCCTTCTCCAACGAGCCTTTGAAAACACGGCCCGCTGGCAACCGGATTTCCGAGGTTTTTCAGCCGACCTGAGCGTCAACACCAATGGGCAGGTGGTGAGCGGAACCGTCGTGGTCAAGGGACCGCGGGAGGTGACCGTGCAACTGCCCGATGAGGCGATTCAAAAGTGGGCACAGGAGCAGATCGGCATGATCGCCGTGCACCGCGCCCCGCGCAAGTTCGAGGAATCAGACGGAAAACACCGTCTCACGATGGAAGCGGGCGATGACCATCCGCTGGGCCGCCGCCTCGACATCCATGGCGACGGCATGCAGTCCTTCTATCGCATCAAAGATAACCGCATCACCCAGATCAACCGGAAGATGCCGCATGTGGCATTCACGATCAACGTGGAAGAGAGCAGCACGACGCAGGATCAGAAACAGCTGACCACAAGATATACCGTCTATTATTTCTCGCCCAAGGACGGCGCACTTCGCAATGCCGAGAGCTTCACGGATATGCATGTGCGTGTCGGAGCCTCCGATCTTCCGGCGACACGGCGCATCATCTCCTTTGAAAACGGCGCGGTGCTCGTACGGACGCTCACCTTCACCAACCACAAACTATTGGCGTGA